In Herbaspirillum seropedicae, a single window of DNA contains:
- the mutL gene encoding DNA mismatch repair endonuclease MutL, with amino-acid sequence MNAPHSPSASDPTAMPSYRPIQALPDQLISQIAAGEVIERPSAVVKELLENALDAGSTQITVRLEQGGVKRIAITDNGRGIPPEQLPLALARHATSKIASLTDLENVSTLGFRGEALASIASVAQLTVTSRTADAPHAWEITGSQFGTVAPASGAQGTTIDVQDLYFNTPARRKFLKSEQTEYGHCAEVVRRIALARPDVSFSLSHNGKTVDHWNVGEFAKRSAHILGDEFANARLPLDESAGPLRLHGFVGLPTASKARADGQYFYVNGRFVRDKLLTHAVRAAYQDVLHGDRYPAYALSLTLDPALVDVNVHPSKIEVRFRDSRAVHQFVFHAVSRALAQTSAVSFGNLPGAAPQSDDSAGAPPPAANAPLPWIGEQQQQSFSAQFAEAPRPFSFGGNSGFGVRQNTEAYGSMFRSAPTSGEPDGSAPAAYGATPAAAPAALPEGDFPLGFALAQLHGIYVLAQNQAGLVVVDMHAAHERILYEQLKTALDGNEMFVQPLLIPVTFYADPVEVGTVEEHQETLSALGFDIAVMSPTTLAVRAVPALLKNADAQTLARDVLRDVREYGGSRVLLERRNELLGTLACHTAVRANRSLTLPEMNALLRQMEATERSDQCNHGRPTWTQMGLSDLDKLFLRGQ; translated from the coding sequence ATGAACGCACCGCACTCCCCCTCCGCTTCCGACCCGACCGCCATGCCGTCCTATCGCCCCATCCAGGCCCTGCCCGATCAGCTGATCTCGCAGATTGCCGCCGGCGAGGTGATCGAACGTCCCTCCGCCGTGGTCAAGGAATTGCTGGAAAACGCCCTCGACGCCGGCTCTACCCAGATCACCGTGCGCCTGGAGCAAGGCGGCGTCAAACGCATCGCCATCACCGACAACGGACGCGGCATTCCCCCTGAGCAATTGCCGCTGGCCCTGGCCCGTCATGCGACCTCCAAGATCGCCTCCCTGACCGACCTGGAAAACGTCTCCACACTCGGTTTTCGCGGCGAAGCGCTGGCCTCGATCGCCTCGGTGGCGCAACTGACCGTCACCAGCCGCACCGCCGACGCCCCCCATGCCTGGGAAATCACCGGCTCCCAGTTCGGTACCGTCGCTCCCGCCTCGGGAGCGCAGGGCACCACCATCGATGTGCAGGACCTCTACTTCAACACGCCGGCGCGACGCAAATTCCTCAAGTCCGAACAGACCGAATACGGCCACTGCGCCGAAGTCGTGCGCCGCATTGCGCTGGCGCGTCCGGACGTGAGTTTCTCGTTGTCGCACAACGGCAAGACGGTGGACCACTGGAACGTCGGCGAATTCGCCAAGCGTAGCGCCCACATCCTCGGCGACGAATTCGCCAACGCCCGCCTGCCGCTCGACGAGAGCGCCGGCCCCTTGCGCCTGCACGGCTTCGTCGGCCTGCCCACCGCCTCCAAGGCGCGCGCCGATGGCCAGTACTTCTACGTCAACGGCCGCTTCGTGCGCGACAAGCTGCTCACCCACGCCGTGCGCGCCGCCTACCAGGACGTGCTGCATGGCGACCGTTATCCGGCCTACGCCCTGTCGCTCACGCTGGACCCGGCGCTGGTGGACGTCAACGTCCACCCCTCCAAGATCGAAGTGCGCTTCCGCGATAGCCGGGCGGTACACCAGTTCGTCTTCCATGCCGTCTCACGCGCACTGGCGCAGACCTCGGCCGTTTCTTTCGGCAACCTGCCCGGCGCCGCGCCCCAGTCCGACGACAGCGCCGGCGCGCCGCCGCCCGCCGCCAATGCTCCGCTGCCATGGATAGGCGAACAACAGCAGCAAAGCTTCTCGGCGCAGTTCGCCGAAGCCCCGCGCCCCTTCTCCTTCGGCGGCAACAGCGGCTTTGGCGTACGCCAGAACACCGAAGCCTACGGCAGCATGTTCCGCAGCGCGCCCACCAGCGGCGAGCCCGACGGTTCCGCCCCAGCGGCCTATGGCGCCACGCCCGCCGCCGCCCCGGCCGCGCTGCCCGAGGGCGATTTCCCGCTCGGCTTCGCCCTGGCGCAACTGCACGGCATCTATGTGCTGGCGCAGAACCAGGCTGGCCTGGTGGTAGTGGACATGCACGCCGCCCACGAGCGCATCCTCTACGAACAGCTCAAGACCGCACTCGATGGCAACGAGATGTTCGTGCAGCCGCTCTTGATTCCCGTGACTTTCTACGCCGACCCGGTCGAAGTCGGCACCGTGGAAGAACATCAGGAAACGCTCTCCGCCCTGGGCTTCGACATTGCCGTGATGTCGCCCACCACGCTGGCGGTGCGCGCCGTGCCGGCGCTGCTCAAGAACGCCGACGCCCAGACCCTGGCCCGCGACGTGCTGCGCGACGTGCGCGAATATGGTGGCTCGCGCGTGCTGCTGGAACGCCGCAACGAACTGCTCGGCACGCTGGCCTGCCACACCGCCGTGCGCGCCAATCGCAGCCTGACCCTGCCCGAGATGAATGCGCTGTTGCGCCAGATGGAAGCCACCGAGCGCTCCGACCAGTGCAACCATGGCCGCCCGACCTGGACCCAGATGGGCCTGTCGGACCTGGACAAGCTCTTCCTGCGCGGCCAGTAG
- a CDS encoding M20 aminoacylase family protein: MDIVNDGIKELPKEMDLVSIRRHLHAHPELRFEEKRTASFVADMLRSYGLTVAENIGGYGVVATLRKGKSTRAIALRADMDALPMSEQNDFSHISTCAGKMHACGHDGHTTMLLGAARRLSREVEFDGTVHFVFQPAEEGGAGARLMIEDGLFERFPADAIFGVHNWPGLPAGSFGLRPGPLMASSNTFSATLFGRGAHGAQPHRSIDPVLAAAQLTLAWQSIVTRNINPNHRAVISVTQLHTGTADNVIPEQATLSGTVRSFDAETLDLIEHRMAAIAEAIGQMFDLRVQFHFERLYPAVVNHPEATQQAMQAMMAAVGAEQVDGDTEPAFASEDFAFYLQHKPGCYAFLGNGVIADGKQAGSQATSRELHSPFYDFNDDIIDAGVAYWVSLVRQYLGVAA, from the coding sequence ATGGATATAGTCAATGATGGGATCAAGGAATTGCCCAAGGAGATGGACCTGGTTTCCATCCGGCGGCATCTGCATGCCCATCCCGAATTGCGCTTCGAGGAAAAGCGCACGGCCAGCTTCGTTGCCGACATGCTGCGCAGCTATGGCCTGACGGTCGCAGAAAACATCGGCGGCTATGGCGTGGTCGCCACGCTGCGCAAAGGGAAATCGACGCGCGCCATTGCGCTGCGAGCGGATATGGATGCGCTGCCGATGAGCGAGCAGAATGACTTCTCGCACATCTCCACCTGCGCCGGGAAGATGCATGCCTGCGGCCACGACGGCCACACCACCATGCTGCTGGGGGCGGCGCGACGTCTGAGCCGCGAGGTGGAATTCGACGGCACCGTGCATTTCGTGTTCCAGCCTGCCGAAGAAGGCGGCGCCGGCGCACGCCTGATGATCGAGGATGGTCTGTTCGAGCGCTTTCCCGCCGACGCCATCTTTGGCGTGCACAACTGGCCGGGGCTGCCGGCCGGCAGCTTCGGCCTGCGCCCGGGGCCGTTGATGGCCTCCAGCAATACCTTCAGCGCCACCCTGTTCGGGCGCGGCGCGCATGGCGCCCAGCCGCATCGCAGCATCGATCCGGTGCTGGCGGCGGCGCAATTGACCTTGGCCTGGCAGAGCATCGTCACGCGCAATATCAATCCCAATCATCGGGCGGTGATCTCGGTGACGCAATTGCACACCGGCACGGCCGACAACGTCATTCCCGAGCAGGCCACCTTGTCGGGCACGGTACGCAGCTTCGACGCGGAGACGCTGGATCTGATCGAACACCGCATGGCCGCCATCGCCGAAGCGATCGGGCAGATGTTCGATCTGCGCGTGCAGTTCCATTTCGAGCGCCTCTATCCGGCTGTGGTCAATCATCCCGAGGCCACCCAGCAGGCGATGCAGGCCATGATGGCAGCGGTCGGGGCCGAGCAGGTCGATGGCGACACCGAGCCCGCCTTTGCCTCTGAGGATTTCGCTTTCTATCTGCAGCACAAGCCGGGGTGCTATGCCTTCCTCGGCAATGGCGTGATTGCTGACGGCAAGCAGGCGGGTTCGCAGGCCACCTCGCGTGAATTGCATAGCCCGTTCTACGACTTCAATGATGACATCATCGATGCCGGCGTCGCCTACTGGGTCAGCTTGGTGCGGCAGTATCTGGGCGTGGCTGCGTGA
- a CDS encoding response regulator transcription factor — MNIACYIRNSNVFDQVRTALARVGYLPTQFDAETSLLRTLKRKTFDFVIIDLSSAESEDSIFSWLSLRSGDPIPTLILSSASGGDVVARVLDNGADDFLQRPFDAVELVARINAVMRRCAPKNNRRVIEYAGFQLQRDTAKFSYQGMGISLTPREFSMAWLFFSSPGVYISRETLGSVIWSTDSEIAGRTIEQHVYKLRKKLQIDNRNVVVIRTAYSQGYRLDPVDNEGASPVSEANQS, encoded by the coding sequence ATGAACATCGCCTGTTATATCCGCAATTCCAATGTCTTCGACCAGGTCAGAACTGCGCTGGCCCGGGTCGGTTATCTGCCGACGCAGTTCGACGCGGAAACCTCTTTGCTGCGCACCTTGAAGCGCAAGACCTTCGATTTCGTCATCATCGACCTCTCCAGCGCCGAAAGCGAAGACAGCATCTTTTCATGGCTGAGCCTGCGCAGCGGCGATCCCATCCCCACCCTGATCCTGTCGTCGGCCTCCGGTGGAGACGTGGTCGCCCGTGTGCTGGACAATGGAGCCGACGACTTCCTGCAACGCCCCTTCGACGCGGTCGAACTGGTCGCGCGCATCAACGCAGTGATGCGCCGCTGCGCACCGAAGAACAATCGCCGTGTTATCGAGTATGCCGGCTTCCAGCTGCAGCGCGACACCGCCAAATTCAGCTACCAGGGCATGGGCATTTCGCTCACGCCGCGCGAGTTCAGCATGGCCTGGTTATTCTTTTCCTCCCCCGGCGTCTACATTTCGCGGGAAACGCTAGGCTCGGTGATCTGGAGCACCGACAGCGAGATCGCCGGCCGCACCATCGAACAGCACGTCTACAAGCTGCGCAAGAAACTGCAGATCGACAATCGCAATGTCGTGGTCATCCGCACTGCCTACAGCCAGGGCTATCGGCTCGATCCGGTCGACAACGAAGGGGCGTCGCCCGTGAGCGAGGCCAATCAAAGCTGA
- a CDS encoding MFS transporter: protein MNHPVQGTDPKTQRRAVIAATLGNVLEIYDFIIFGIFAVAISKTFFPSGDEYAALMFTFMTFAAGFVVRPIGALVLGQYADKVGRKKALSFTLILMAIGTVIPALCPSYDSIGIAATVILVFGRLLQGFSAGGEIGSNVAMLVENASSRNRALFCSFQQMAQGGGVLLGGIVGYVIAVVYGQERMLQDYWRLAFFVGLVIGPVGWYIRRVLPETPEFERSKKKESVDSFLEGVKANFGRILIGIAIMIFWTVATQVSNYFTTYAVRELHMPVASTYLGQISSGLTLLAICPLVGMLADRIGPYKPMAFGAALAGVLAYPLFKMLVATPTLPTLLLVQIAISVTLGLYAACAPLVMSDIFPTRYRATGIGTSYALGVMIFGGLTPMIVTTLIQISGDKLIIGLYLTAAALLSLALIGALVRMQRKPVPA from the coding sequence ATGAATCACCCTGTCCAAGGCACGGACCCAAAGACACAACGTCGCGCAGTCATCGCCGCAACCTTGGGCAATGTGCTCGAGATCTACGACTTCATCATCTTCGGCATCTTTGCCGTCGCGATTTCCAAGACCTTTTTTCCGAGTGGCGATGAGTATGCGGCGTTGATGTTTACGTTCATGACCTTTGCCGCCGGCTTCGTGGTGCGTCCCATCGGTGCGCTGGTGCTGGGGCAGTATGCGGACAAGGTCGGGCGCAAGAAGGCGCTGAGTTTCACGCTCATATTGATGGCGATTGGCACGGTCATTCCGGCGCTGTGCCCGTCCTACGATTCCATCGGCATCGCGGCCACCGTGATCCTGGTGTTTGGTCGTCTGCTGCAAGGCTTCTCGGCCGGCGGCGAGATCGGCAGCAATGTGGCCATGCTGGTGGAGAATGCCTCCAGCCGCAATCGCGCGCTGTTCTGCTCGTTCCAGCAGATGGCCCAGGGTGGCGGCGTGCTGCTGGGCGGCATCGTCGGTTATGTGATCGCGGTGGTGTATGGACAGGAACGCATGCTGCAGGATTACTGGCGCCTGGCCTTCTTCGTGGGGCTGGTGATCGGCCCCGTGGGTTGGTACATCCGTCGCGTGCTGCCGGAAACGCCGGAGTTCGAACGCAGCAAGAAAAAGGAATCGGTCGATTCTTTCCTGGAGGGCGTGAAGGCCAACTTCGGCCGCATCCTGATCGGCATTGCCATCATGATCTTCTGGACGGTGGCAACCCAGGTGTCGAACTACTTCACCACCTATGCCGTGCGTGAATTGCATATGCCGGTGGCGTCGACCTATCTCGGCCAGATTTCCTCCGGCCTGACCTTGCTGGCGATCTGCCCGCTGGTGGGCATGCTGGCCGACCGCATCGGTCCCTACAAGCCCATGGCCTTCGGCGCTGCGCTCGCGGGGGTGCTGGCCTATCCGTTGTTCAAGATGCTGGTGGCGACACCGACCCTGCCCACGCTGCTGCTGGTGCAGATCGCCATCTCGGTGACGCTGGGCCTGTATGCCGCCTGTGCGCCGCTGGTCATGTCCGACATCTTCCCGACCCGCTATCGCGCCACCGGCATCGGCACTTCGTATGCACTGGGCGTGATGATCTTCGGTGGACTCACCCCCATGATCGTGACGACCTTGATCCAGATCAGCGGCGACAAGCTCATCATCGGCCTGTACCTGACCGCTGCCGCACTGCTGAGCCTGGCGCTGATCGGCGCATTGGTCCGGATGCAGCGAAAGCCCGTGCCCGCCTGA
- a CDS encoding glutaminase: MPWKQILERAAQLSAACRHEGKVADYIPALACVAPDQFGMAVATIDGGVHCVGDGETRFSIQSISKVFLLTMAYGSYGEDLWKRVGQHPSTNPFNSLIELELERGVPRNPFLNPGALAVADALLSRHTHLESAMVSLMRELSGSADLNYDSEVFNSELRSSSRHHAAAYLMQSHGNFSNEVGEVVRAYCASCAIEASCVELARAGLFLANGGRDIASGRQLLSAREAQRVCALMLTTGTYEYSGMTAFAIGLPTKSGVGGGVLAVIPGRGCICAWSPRLDPRGNSVRAMKALELVSNTAGLSVFA; encoded by the coding sequence TTGCCGTGGAAGCAGATCCTGGAACGCGCCGCGCAGCTGTCGGCAGCCTGCCGGCATGAAGGCAAAGTGGCGGACTACATCCCGGCGTTGGCGTGTGTTGCACCGGACCAGTTCGGCATGGCCGTGGCCACGATCGACGGTGGCGTCCATTGCGTCGGCGACGGAGAGACCCGGTTTTCCATCCAGAGCATCAGCAAGGTCTTTCTGTTGACGATGGCCTATGGCAGCTACGGCGAAGACCTGTGGAAACGCGTGGGACAACACCCCAGCACCAATCCATTCAATTCCCTGATCGAGCTGGAGCTGGAGCGTGGCGTACCACGCAATCCCTTTCTCAATCCGGGCGCATTGGCCGTGGCCGACGCCTTGCTGAGCCGGCACACGCATCTCGAGTCCGCCATGGTGTCGCTGATGCGCGAGCTCAGCGGCAGCGCGGACCTGAATTATGATTCGGAGGTCTTCAACAGCGAGCTCCGTAGTTCGTCGCGGCACCATGCGGCGGCCTATCTGATGCAAAGCCATGGCAATTTCTCCAACGAGGTCGGCGAGGTGGTGCGCGCCTATTGCGCCAGCTGCGCCATCGAAGCCTCGTGCGTGGAGCTGGCGCGTGCAGGACTGTTCCTGGCCAATGGCGGGCGCGATATCGCAAGCGGCAGGCAGCTGCTGTCGGCGCGCGAGGCGCAGCGTGTCTGTGCGCTCATGCTCACGACCGGCACCTATGAGTATTCCGGCATGACCGCCTTTGCCATTGGCCTGCCCACCAAGAGCGGCGTGGGTGGCGGCGTGCTGGCGGTGATCCCGGGGCGCGGCTGCATCTGCGCCTGGTCGCCGCGACTGGACCCGCGAGGCAATTCGGTGCGCGCAATGAAGGCGCTGGAACTGGTGTCGAACACGGCCGGGCTATCGGTATTCGCCTGA
- the miaA gene encoding tRNA (adenosine(37)-N6)-dimethylallyltransferase MiaA — protein sequence MTDQTLPLAVSIMGPTASGKTAAALEIARHLPCEIISVDSALVYREMDIGTAKPTPAELAQVPHHLIDIIDPTEAYSAMQFRQDALRLTQEIIARGRLPLLVGGTMLYFKVLRDGLDELPQADPALRAQLDEEAARVGMPAMHARLAELDPVTAARLKPNDSQRIQRALEISLLTGQPMSALLAQKPAEPLPMRLLPLALEPSERAILHDRIALRFDLMLRDGGLEREVRALRARGDLHLGLPSMRCVGYRQMWEYLDGSIDAAAMREKGIAATRQLAKRQLTWLRSMPERISIDCNRPEATAEVLARVREAVDN from the coding sequence ATGACAGACCAGACGCTTCCCCTGGCCGTCTCCATCATGGGCCCCACCGCCTCCGGCAAGACTGCGGCGGCCTTGGAGATCGCCCGCCATCTGCCCTGCGAAATCATTTCCGTGGATTCGGCCCTGGTCTACCGCGAGATGGACATCGGCACCGCCAAGCCCACGCCGGCCGAGCTGGCCCAAGTGCCGCACCACCTGATCGACATCATCGATCCCACCGAAGCCTACTCGGCCATGCAATTCCGCCAGGACGCGCTGCGCCTGACGCAGGAGATCATTGCCCGCGGCAGGCTGCCATTGCTGGTCGGCGGCACCATGCTGTATTTCAAGGTCTTGCGCGACGGCCTGGACGAACTGCCACAAGCCGACCCAGCCCTGCGCGCGCAGCTGGACGAAGAAGCGGCGCGAGTGGGCATGCCAGCCATGCATGCCCGGCTGGCCGAGCTGGACCCGGTCACGGCCGCGCGCCTGAAGCCCAACGACAGCCAGCGCATCCAGCGCGCCCTGGAGATCAGCCTGCTGACCGGCCAGCCGATGTCAGCGCTGCTGGCGCAAAAGCCGGCCGAACCGCTGCCCATGCGTTTGCTGCCGCTGGCGCTGGAGCCTTCCGAGCGCGCCATACTGCACGACCGCATCGCCCTGCGCTTTGACCTGATGCTGCGCGATGGCGGCCTGGAACGCGAAGTCCGCGCCCTGCGCGCCCGCGGCGACCTGCACCTGGGCCTGCCCTCGATGCGCTGCGTGGGGTACCGGCAGATGTGGGAATACCTGGACGGCAGCATCGACGCGGCCGCCATGCGCGAGAAAGGCATCGCCGCCACCCGCCAGCTGGCCAAGCGCCAGTTGACCTGGCTGCGCTCCATGCCCGAGCGCATCAGCATCGACTGCAACCGGCCCGAAGCCACGGCAGAGGTGCTGGCGCGGGTGCGCGAGGCTGTGGATAACTAA